In Archocentrus centrarchus isolate MPI-CPG fArcCen1 chromosome 1, fArcCen1, whole genome shotgun sequence, the following proteins share a genomic window:
- the slc25a10b gene encoding mitochondrial dicarboxylate carrier encodes MTEKRMSRWYFGGLASCGAACCTHPLDLIKVHLQTQQEVKKRMMGMAIHVVKNDGVLALYSGLSASLCRQMSYSLTRFAIYETVRDMMGSTSQGPMPFYQKVLLGAFGGFTGGFVGTPADMVNVRMQNDMKLPPELRRNYKHAIDGLFRVFREEGIKKLFSGASMASSRGAMVTVGQLACYDQAKQLVLGTGVMGDNIFTHFLSSFIAGGCATFLCQPLDVLKTRLMNSKGEYTGVIHCLRETARLGPLAFYKGLVPAGIRLIPHTVLTFVFLEQLKKYFGIRIIS; translated from the exons ATGACTGAAAAACGAATGTCGCGGTGGTATTTCGGTGGTCTGGCATCGTGCGGAGCTGCCTGCTGCACGCATCCTCTTGATCTCATTAAG GTACACTTACAGACACAGcaggaggtgaagaagaggatgatgggaaTGGCCATTCATGTGGTGAAGAACGACGGGGTCCTGGCTCTGTACAGTGGTTTATCTGCTTCTCTTTGCAGACAG ATGTCATATTCCCTGACCAGATTTGCCATCTATGAGACAGTGAGGGATATGATGGGCAGCACGAGCCAGGGCCCCATGCCTTTTTACCAGAAGGTCCTGCTGGGAGCCTTCGgag GATTCACTGGTGGGTTTGTTGGCACGCCTGCAGACATGGTGAATGTCAG GATGCAGAATGACATGAAACTACCACCAGAACTGAGGAGAAA CTACAAACATGCCATTGATGGGCTTTTCAGAGTCTTCAGAGAAG AGGGTATAAAGAAACTTTTCTCAGGAGCCTCCATGGCCTCCAGCAGAGGAGCAATGGTGACTGTGGGACAG TTGGCGTGTTATGACCAGGCCAAGCAGCTGGTGTTAGGAACAGGCGTGATGGGAGATAACATATTCACGCACTTTCTTTCCAGCTTCATTGCT GGAGGCTGTGCTACGTTCCTGTGTCAGCCTCTAGATGTACTAAAGACGAGGCTGATGAATTCAAAAGGAGAGTACACG GGGGTGATACACTGCTTACGAGAAACAGCCAGACTGGGTCCACTGGCATTTTATAAG GGACTTGTTCCTGCGGGAATCCGCTTGATTCCTCACACAGTGCTCACCTTCGTCTTCCTTGAGCAGCTCAAGAAATACTTTGGCATTCGCATCATCTCCTGA
- the cldn31 gene encoding claudin-9 — protein MASTGLQLLGLVLALLGWVCGALVCAAPLWRVSAFVGGELVIAQVLWEGLWMNCLSQTTGQIQCKTYDSTLALPTFIQAARGLTVLSLLLCLLAIILGVAGAKCTHCMGDNNQDSKARLARIAGMLFIVAGLAYLIPICGTAYAIIRDFYDPNVAAPLKRELGPALYLGWGASVLLLVGGALLHVGSSPPGAKALPVFGRPAKDDSQTVATGEVKQQEKSFV, from the coding sequence ATGGCATCAACGGGTCTTCAGCTGCTGGGCTTGGTGTTGGCTCTGCTGGGTTGGGTGTGCGGGGCGCTAGTGTGTGCAGCTCCTCTGTGGCGTGTATCTGCCTTTGTAGGTGGAGAGCTAGTCATTGCCCAGGTGTTGTGGGAGGGACTGTGGATGAACTGTCTGTCTCAGACCACAGGCCAGATCCAGTGCAAGACCTATGACTCCACCCTGGCTCTGCCCACGTTTATCCAAGCGGCCAGGGGCCTCACAGTTCTATCTCTGCTTCTCTGTCTTCTGGCCATCATCCTCGGGGTGGCAGGGGCCAAGTGTACCCACTGCATGGGTGACAATAACCAGGACTCCAAGGCAAGACTGGCTAGGATAGCAGGGATGCTCTTCATTGTTGCTGGCCTTGCCTACTTGATACCCATCTGTGGGACTGCCTATGCAATCATTAGGGACTTCTAtgatccaaatgttgcagcaccTTTAAAAAGAGAACTGGGGCCAGCGTTGTACCTGGGCTGGGGGGCCAGTGTGCTGCTCCTGGTTGGGGGAGCTCTGCTACATGTTGGCTCCTCTCCACCAGGAGCAAAAGCGCTGCCTGTTTTCGGAAGACCagcaaaagacgattcacaaaCAGTAGCAACAGGAGAGGTGaagcaacaggaaaaatctTTTGTATAA